Below is a genomic region from Rosa chinensis cultivar Old Blush chromosome 5, RchiOBHm-V2, whole genome shotgun sequence.
TCCAGTCTCTAAGTTCGGCTGGAAATTGAAGGTTGTCGTAGGTAATATCCAGAATCCTATTATTCTTCAGCTGTTTAACGTTCTCCAGGCTCCTATATCCATTAATGCCTGAAACATCTCATTGTTCTGCTGCCAGCTGCTACTATTGCAGGAACTGCTGGTATCTTATTGTTTGTCATTCTCTTCCGTTGGATTTCATTGATTAGGGAAAATGACAATGAATCTTGCACTTTGACATAAAACCACATAATATCCTTTTGGATGAAAACTTTTTCCCAAAGATTTCTGACTTTGGTCTTTCTAAACTTTGTACAAGGAAGGAGAGCATTATTTCAATGTTGGATGCTAGAGGGACAATAGAGTATATAGCTCCACAGTTTTGAATCATAATGTGGTATGTATAAGAGTAGAAATTACATGAATATAGGTgatttatacgtaaggcttacgccttatgcGCCTTATGCCTCAAGGCTGCAAGGCTCTCCCGAAAACTTCTCGGGTACGCCttcagcgttttaaaacattggtatTGGTATGGTTTCGGAATGCTTTAACTTATTGGACCGAAAGGCTTATGGTGGAAATGTGGGAATCAAAGTGGATATAGCAAAGGCGTTTGACACTCTAAATTGGGATTTTCTGCTTCGAGTTTTAAGTAATTTTGGGTTCTCTCCCACTTTCACTAGTTGGGTCAGCTCTATTCTTCACTCAGCAAgactatctcttttaatcaatGGCTCTCCTCAAGGTTTCTTTACGTGTTCTCGTGGTGTTAGACAAGGAGATCCTCTTTCTCCACTTCTATTCTGTCTTGCAGAGGAGGCTCTTAGCCGGGGCCTTCACTTACTTCTCCAAACCCGTCAATTGAAGCCAATATCTTTTCCCAGGAAATGCACTGCACCGTCTCATGTGTTATATGCAGATGACCTCATGGTGTTTTGTCGTGGGGACAAAAACTCTCTTAAACGGCTGCGTGGGTTTTTTGACCGTTATAGTGCAGCTTCAGGGCAATTCATTAATGCGGAGAAAAGTACTTTCTATCTTGGAGCTAGGTCTCGTCACAGGAAAGGTACAGTTCAACGTATATTGGGTTTTCATGCAGGGCGCCTACCTTTTATTTATCTGGGAGTTCCTATTTTTTGTGGAAAACCCCGCAGCTGCCATCTCCAAGTTATTGCCGATAGAGCTAAGTCAAGGTTAATGGGTTGGCAGGGGAGGCTTCTTTCTATGGCTAGGCGTACTCAACTTGTGCAATCTGTTTTTCAAAGTATGCTTCTTCATAGTTTTTCAGTGTATCAATGGCCTGCATACCTTGTGAAGAAGTTATCTACATGGGCGCGTAATTTTATATGGTCTGGAAATATTGAGACTCGGAAAATTGTCACTGTTACTTGGACTCAAGTTTGTGCTCCGAAAAAAGAGGGCGGGGTTGGTATTCGTGACCTGGCAACTCTTAATTATGCGGCTGTTTTAAGGTTTGCATGGAACTCTTTCACTTCTTTGAACCAATGGGGTGATTATATGCGAACTCGTTACCCTATATTATCTAGTTCCAAAGTGAGTTACCGCAAATCCTCAATCTGGCCAGGTTTCCGCTCTATTGCTCTTCATATCACCCACAATTGTCGTTGGATTATTGGAGATGGTCGTTCAGTGTCCTTTTGGAAGGATAAATGGCTTCATGAtccaattttggaaattttgggttttttcgACTGGTCAGGATTCAGTGATCTACGTGTGGCAGATTTCATCTCAGATCATTCTTGGCAGTTTCCCTCTTTTTTCCTAGATACCTTTCCAGACTTGTAcagaaaaatttctgaaatttgtcTCCCTTTAGACACAGAACCTGATATGCTTATTTGGGAGTCTACAGCCTCTGGAGAGTTATCTTTCACTGATTCTTATAACTTGCTTAGACGACACTTTATTTTGAGAGACTGGGCTTCTACTATTTGGCATTCCTTCATTCCTCCACGATTTTCTTTCTTGGCTTGGAGGATTCTCTTAGATCGCTTGCCCACTGATAATCGGCTGAAAAGAGGTGGGATTCTGATTGTGTCCATCTGCCAATTATGCAACAATTTGGCAGAGTCAGCTTTACACTTATTTTTACACTGTCCTTTCTCCCAACATCTTTGGGGATGGCTGGCAACTCAGTTTGGAACCTCATTTCCTGCTTATGACTCACTGTTGGATTTTTGGGTTGGCTTTTGTCACAAGGGTTTTTCCCCTCAGCTTTATAATTTGTGGTTGGCAGCTGGATTGCTTACTTTCATGGAAATTTGGAAGGCGCGAAATAGACTCAGGTTTGATAATCGTTCTCCTATTTTTTCTACACTGTGTTGTTCAATTATGGCATGGATTCGGCAATTTGGTTCTCTTGCTCCTGGTTACTATAAAGGCGTCCTTGATTCCCAACTTCTTTCTTCCCTTGGGGTGTGCCCCAAGCCCCGTAAAGCGCCCAAGATTCAACGTGTCCTATGGCATCCCCCCTCCCTCCTTGGGTTAAAGTTAACACTGATGGTCTGGGAAAAGGTAATCCTAGTCCTGCAGCTTGTGGGGGAGTTTTTCGCGATGCTTCTGGGGTTTATTTAGGGAGTTTTTGCCAACCTCTGGGTTCCAATTCTTCCTTTTATGCTGAACTTTATGCTGTTATTGTGTCTATTGAAGTTGCTTTCACTAGAGGTTGGACTACTCTGTGGTTGGAAAGTGATTCTATTAGTGTATTAGCATCTCTCTCCTCCAATTCTTTCTCTCCTCCATGGGACTTGAGAGTTAGATGGCAAAACTGCCTGAAGAACATTCAGCAAATGCAATTTCGTAGAACTCATATTTTTAGGGAAGGGAATGCAACAGCAGATAAGATGGCAAACTTAGGTGTTTCAAAACACACATTTACCTGGTATCCTAGCCCTCCTGCAGAGCTTCACAGGTACTTGCAGGCTGATTTTTTGGGTCTCCCAAATTATCGCTTCACAGGTTGCTGAGATGATTATGTTGGTCTGTCTTTCTTGCCCGCACCTTCTCAGAGGCTTTTATTCCCAGGAAGTCGTGCGCGAAGTTAGCTTCATAAGCATCTACATGCAGGCGCAAGAGAATTTCTGGCATATTTCGAGTGTCAAGTTTTCACTTATGTGgctgattttttcttcttttagatTTGTTCATGAGGGGGAAGTttccctctcttctctttcgctgttaattttgttttctctcttggacgatgtatttttcttctttattattaataaattgagTTGGGGGACGAgcggtgggttcccagagtgggGCAGACCCTTCACCTTCGGGTTTGAGGGTGGGACAAGTGCCCTGCATTGTCTGTCTctgaggaactaatatcgcctaatccctttctccttaaaaaaagaaaaaaaagaaaaaaaaagaaaaaaaaagaaaaaaaaaagaaggaccTGACTTGGTAACCCAATCAAACAACAAAACCTCCTCCCCCAAATAAACAAACTAGGGTTGGGCACCTGAAATCGGAAAACCGATCCCGTACCGATAATTGGAGGGACGGAACGGTTTGAAATCTTCAAAATCCACTATTTGGGCCCGTTCCATTAAAACGGGACGGGCTTCGATTCGAAAGGTTGGAATCCCGCAAAggctcggcccggcccgttttattttcatttattctatttttcttacttttcTATTTATATGGCATTTGATTGGTTGATTTTCGAGTCTATAGTCTTAATATGAACTTGAGCACACTAGATAGGCCGATCCTAACGGTAAGATAATCCCCAATTCTGATCCTAATGGTAACCACTCAATCACTTACCGTTCTGATCGATTCTAAGCTTAGAACCTTAAATCCCTAATTCATCATTCATTAATTCAGCACATCAAGTCATTAACATCACCGATTCCCAAATTCAGCAACTTCTGAGTCATCAATTTCAGTTCAACAACATCTTGCAGTTTGAAGAAGCTGATAGCTAGAGGGAAGAAAATAGCTTGACCTCGATCAGATGCTTCTAGTCTTGAGGATTCTTCAACAGCCACATCACCGGCTTTTCCTGCACTGCTCGAAGTTGCAAGCCAACCCGAAGCTGCAAATCGGCCAAATCCAACTCTTGAAGAAGCTGCAAGTCAACCTGCTACAAGTCAACCTTTTGGAAGCGAAGCTACTGCATCTGTAGGTGAGGCTCCTTCTGAAAAATCAGGTACAAAACGTAGCTTTGTTTGGGAGCATTTTAAAGAGTATGATAAGATTGAACATGCTAAAGAGCTCACTGCATCTACTGTCCTAGGGGAAAGGTTGATGATTTTGCTGTTGATGGTTCTAAGAATGGAACTTCTGGTATGATTAGACACATTAACCTGAATTGTAGATATTATCCTCCTAATATGGATGAGTCGCAGAAAAATCTTGTTTGCAATAAATTTAAGGGTAATAGACTGACCACAGTAACTTATAATCAAGATGATTATTTAGAAGCTTGTGTAGAGATGATTGTCATTGATGAGCTTCCTTTTAGTTTTGTGGAGAAGAAAGGCTTTAACAGATTTTGTGTTAAAGTGTGTCCTCTTTTTTATGTTCCCTCTAGAAGGAAATTGTGTAGGTCCTTTCTAAGTATGTATGATACTTCAAAGAAGGATTTAAGGAAGACTTTGAGGAAGTATAGGTTGAGTCTAACCACCGATACTTGGACTAGTGTTCAAAATGTCAATTACATGGTGCTTACTACCCATTTCATTGACATAGATTGGAAGATGCACAATAGTGTTATTAATTTCTGTGTGATTCAAATTCATCAAGGGTCATCAATAGGGAAGCTTATTGAGTCATGTTTAGTGCAGTGGGGAATTGAGAAAGTCATGTTCATTACAGTTGATAATGCATCTGCAAACAAGTCTGCTTTAGAGTGGCTTGTGTCTAAAATGAACAAGCATCTTATCAGCAGATTTTGAGTGGCAAATACATGCAGGCAAAAATATTCTGATAAAGACGTTCCTCAGTAATATCATCATGACTCTCGAAGTGAGATGCACTGCTCACATCACTAACTTAATAGTGGGGCATGGCTTAAAGAGGTTGCAAAAGTCTGTGTTAGCAATTAAGAATGCAGTGAAGTTTGTGAGATCTTCTGCAAACAGATTGGATATTTTTAAGAAGActgtggagagagagaaacttcCCTGTAAGAGACTTGTGTGTTTGGATGTCCCAACTAGGTGGAACAACACTTATCTAATGTTGGAAGCAGCTTTGAAGTTCAAGAAAGCATTTACAGTGATGGCTAAAGATGAAGATAGCAATTTTGCAAACTACTTCAAGGAACTAGATGAAGAATATAATGAAGATGGAAATCTTGTACCAAGCAAGAATAAGAGAAATAGGGTTGGACCTCCAGAAGTGGGAGATTGGGAGAAGGTTGAGGTCTTTGTGGAGTTTCTAAGAGAGTTCTATGATGTCACATTGAGGGTTAGTGCATCATTGCACCCTACTGTGCACACAACTTTCCATGATGTGATTACCATGGAAAAAAACATAGAGAACATGATTTTGGCACCTGAGATTGCTAGAGGATCAGAAACTTAGAAAATTTTGATGGATATGGCAGCCAACATGAGATCTAGATGGTTAAAGTACTATGGTTCATTTCATGAAATCAATCACATGATCATCATTGGCCTTGTATTAGATGCAAGGTTCAAGTTGAAGAATGTGACTCACATCTTTCAAACTGAAGGTTTAGATGATGATGAGGTGTAGAGAAGAACCTTGGAAATTAAAACCCTTCTACTTGCTCTCTATGATAAGGTATTACACTAGTTCCATTGTTTGAATTTCAGTTGCTTACTTGGtttcaaatatatattaatttatgtCTTTTTTTGTCTTAGTATGTCCTGGTTGTAGATGGAGGTAGACACATGCAAAGGCAGCAATCTCCAAGCTCTTCATCTAGCACACTTATAAGTAGAAGCAGCAGAGGAGGAGTTAGAGGCCAGCTGCTCAATAATTGGAAGAAGGTTGTTGACGAAAGCAGTGAGGTAGTGATAACACATGAAGTGGATTAATACCTGGATGCTCCATTGGACCCAACTAATGATGAAGATTGCTTTGACATCCTGTGCTGGTGGAAGATAAATGGTTGCAAGTTTCCAGTCTTGGCAGCAATAGCAAGGGATGTTCTTGGAATTCAGACCACGACAGTGGCCTCAGAGTCTGGTTTTTCAACAGGAGGCAGAGTGATTGACTGGTTTAGGAGCTCATTAACTCCTAAAACAGTCGAGGGACTGATTTGCATGCAGAACTGGTTACTAGGTGATGATATTGCAGAGGTTGTTAATGATTGCTCAATTGAAAACCTTGAGttttatgaagaagttgagAAATATATctactttttagtttttacatgTGTTTTTACTGTTTTCAGTATTTTCAGTGCATAGGCATTTAcatcacttttttttcttttttcttttacagaCCATAAAAGCACTGCATCTAGCAAAACCAATGTGTGTCCAGCTCCAATTCCAAGAGCAAAAGGCAAGGGGAAGCTCGGGGCAGTTGGTAATGTGATAgatatttgaactttgaagatttCATTTAGTTGTGTGCACATTTTTCAGTTATGGCTTAAGTGTTTAATAACTTAATCTTTTACAATTTAGAATTGAAGTGTTTAGTTGTGTGGACAGTAATGGATTATTGGATTATGCAGATTTGGTCTTCTTtgaatcttttcttcttttttagatTTTACCTGCAACCTACAAGTTTGGTAATTTGCCCATTTGGTATGCtttatgcaatattgcaataTGCAAATTTGGACATTTGgtcattttttcttcttgtttagcACTTTAGCTTTTAGGCTTTTAGCTGCAGCTTGCAGCCTTGTAGGTTTGGTACATTGGTATGCAACAAAGCACTATGCAGATTTGGTCATGTTTTTGTTATGAGTCATGTTTAGCTTTTAGCTGCAGCTTACAGGTTTGGCAGTTTGGTATGCAATTGCAAGTGTGGAAGTGTGGAACTATGCATATGCAGATTTGgtcttttttagttttttttttttcattcagttTTAGGCTTTTAGTTTTTATTGAATAAGATCAGCTTGTTCGATTATGGAATGATGAAGTGTTGTAGGGAATTGCACTCTTACGTGTTCTCTTTGAAATGATCATTTTAGTGCAGTGTTGAAATAATGGAAAAGTAGAAATGCAAACTGGAAGATTTCACCAGATTGCAAACTCAGGAAACCtgtcctttttatttatttataatttttatatatatttcgggTCTGCCCCGGATTGGGCCCGGTCCCGGCCCGATACCGATCAGGTTCGGGCTTGTTGGGTTCAATTCTCAAAATAGCCTAAACCGTCTCGGAACGTACCGAACTTCATTTCCGGGACAGGCTTCGGGATTACCACAATTTCAGCCTGTCTCGGCCCGTGCCCAACCCTAAGAGAAACAAGTGGAAACATCAATCAAAATGAGAGACAAGTTccaagagagagtgagagagtcaGATTTGTAACGGCATAATGGGAATTACatataaagaaaattataaaaatttaaGATATAGAAAGTGGATGAGTGTAGTTTCCAATTTAGGAGACTATAGATTTCCCTCCCTTTTAAAAATACGCGGGTAATGGAGAtaccggttttttttttttttttttttcttttcgaaagggggctggtgcggctaccctcaagccttgattaatgaaattgtagaatacaaggggggggggggggacgtcGAGCgtaaaccccttattacaataagtataaggagaacatcctgaaataataccaagactctccacaaaatctatgtattctaacaagcatcaattagcaaagagtgcacgaatggatactctatttgctttgacatagcggtgacataccggaaagataactctatcatgaagaagcatcattacaaatagcacagctttcccactacgTTGCCGCAAGGAAACAAATCCAGTGACACttaatttcatcctgccactaagaggttgcgtccatttgatccAGTAAATGGCTCGCCACCTagctaggccagacaaggcacattGAGTGTGCATACCGGGACCAAGCCCACTTCGCCCTATCCACAAGAGATAGGAATTTATTGCCGGCAAAAAGCCATAGCTAATTAAAcataaaaagtaataaaacaTTAGATAAAAAAATTAGCAAACTACAAAGACCCCCCTAGTAGAAGTCCAAAACACAAATAACTCCTCCACTTTTGATTTTATACATCtaaggacaaaagtttacacttaaggacattttgtctttagtaagtcttttactttccttaatagTTATCTCTTCCTtgggtaaaaataaaattgacggagcgtagtgggcccatgcttttgaatttgtttgtttaaccatattgcaggtataaatccatcctctatactcgaaggtaaacgGTTATTTTCaccattcataatttcgattgttgataGACTTGAGTTAATTGCTATTTGCAAAATTACTACTAAGGAActgcaaaaggagagagagaaattgagaaaattaaaaacctatagagataatcttagtagagattctcccgattactgggatattatctatagactacagactagaatatataaaatagaagaggagatagataatctcttagaagttctggaagaggaacaaaaacctcttgattatttgagcattggttagatccgcacatcactggtatcagagcttgtaaaatagctcaaggagaacccctccttaatggggacaatgtcagaattgttattagaaaaaataaattctctattaaaatcttctgatgagaaatatcagaagttgttactagaaatatctagatgtcaaactcatctagaaaaattacctgctataatccaccaattagaaagattggaaaacaaactggattatatcaaagaacttccaaaagtggaagaagaaaagctgacagttgtcAGTAGAAAagtcaatgaacagcaaaaaacgctggatatcat
It encodes:
- the LOC112203393 gene encoding uncharacterized protein LOC112203393; translation: MVSECFNLLDRKAYGGNVGIKVDIAKAFDTLNWDFLLRVLSNFGFSPTFTSWVSSILHSARLSLLINGSPQGFFTCSRGVRQGDPLSPLLFCLAEEALSRGLHLLLQTRQLKPISFPRKCTAPSHVLYADDLMVFCRGDKNSLKRLRGFFDRYSAASGQFINAEKSTFYLGARSRHRKGTVQRILGFHAGRLPFIYLGVPIFCGKPRSCHLQVIADRAKSRLMGWQGRLLSMARRTQLVQSVFQSMLLHSFSVYQWPAYLVKKLSTWARNFIWSGNIETRKIVTVTWTQVCAPKKEGGVGIRDLATLNYAAVLRFAWNSFTSLNQWGDYMRTRYPILSSSKVSYRKSSIWPGFRSIALHITHNCRWIIGDGRSVSFWKDKWLHDPILEILGFFDWSGFSDLRVADFISDHSWQFPSFFLDTFPDLYRKISEICLPLDTEPDMLIWESTASGELSFTDSYNLLRRHFILRDWASTIWHSFIPPRFSFLAWRILLDRLPTDNRLKRGGILIVSICQLCNNLAESALHLFLHCPFSQHLWGWLATQFGTSFPAYDSLLDFWVGFCHKGFSPQLYNLWLAAGLLTFMEIWKARNRLRFDNRSPIFSTLCCSIMAWIRQFGSLAPGYYKGVLDSQLLSSLGVCPKPRKAPKIQRVLWHPPSLLGLKLTLMVWEKVILVLQLVGEFFAMLLGFI